In one Pygocentrus nattereri isolate fPygNat1 chromosome 21, fPygNat1.pri, whole genome shotgun sequence genomic region, the following are encoded:
- the ikbke gene encoding inhibitor of nuclear factor kappa-B kinase subunit epsilon isoform X1, which translates to MTASTAHHLWSLEDTLGQGATASVYKARNKKTGEVVAVKVFNMASYSRPYEVQIREFEILRKLNHVNIVKLFAVEEIHMNPKQKVMVMEFCSGGSLLTVLEDPENAFGLPESEFLIVLRCVVHGMNHLRENGVVHRDIKPGNIMRQVGEDGRSVYKLTDFGAARELEDDETFVSIYGTEEYLHPDMYERAVLRKPQQKAYGVTVDLWSIGVTFYHVATGCLPFIPFGGPRRNKEIMYKITTEKPERAIAGVQKVEDGTIEWSYQLPHFCQLSEGLKMQLVPVLANILEVSQEKCWGFDQFFAATTDILHRVTIHIFSLQQATAHSIYVHFYNTASIFFEEVQIQTGIEPEFQKYLFQGHPLPLEPCMKVVNLPPTTPDRPIFLLSRRPEKIAALPIKEPETRPMPTRFDVIADHSFSRSMVGVIHQYLRMVRVLLKHRDLILQGVYSYIESVRIECNNTAHKIAMVNMKLLSCLSTEETLKTLRGQFPFEFPDSSDYKQKLRLIQEKLPVYGSNIREYQSKLQHLHVELAKHSERLAEDKSIQKMEVLLNKIVAIHQQYRKDRVTGKLNYNDEQIHKFEKLNLSSHIKKVKKLFCDDCLQKHQEVCTAVEIWNSALYDMQSRLDQFSSFFLQLIGDLQICEGHQTKVLERVLVIGLQRPPGTEAIDGLKNKDHMILRMKRLRDEMETLARELQNNNHMIERAFNSSLVVEPNLLQPKGP; encoded by the exons ATGACGGCAAGTACTGCACACCATCTTTGGTCCCTTGAAGACACTCTTGGTCAGGGAGCAACAGCAAGTGTCTACAAAGCACGAAATAAA AAAACAGGTGAGGTGGTTGCGGTAAAAGTTTTCAACATGGCCAGCTACAGCAGACCGTATGAAGTCCAGATAAGGGAGTTCGAGATATTGCGGAAGCTGAATCATGTCAATATTGTCAAGCTGTTCGCAGTGGAGGAG ATACACATGAACCCCAAGCAGAAGGTTATGGTGATGGAGTTTTGTTCAGGAGGAAGTTTGCTGACTGTGCTGGAAGATCCAGAAAATGCCTTTGGTCTGCCTGAATCAGAATTCCTTATAGTGCTACGATGTGTAG TTCATGGCATGAATCATTTACGCGAGAATGGGGTGGTCCATCGAGACATCAAGCCAGGCAACATCATGAGACAAGTGGGTGAGGATGGGCGCTCAGTCTACAAACTCACAGACTTCGGCGCTGCTCGTGAACTAGAGGATGACGAAACGTTTGTGTCCATATACGGCACAGAGGAGTACCTG CATCCAGACATGTATGAGCGGGCAGTGCTGAGGAAGCCCCAGCAGAAGGCCTATGGAGTGACAGTGGATCTCTGGAGCATTGGTGTCACCTTTTACCACGTCGCCACTGGATGCCTGCCTTTCATTCCATTCGGCGGTCCTCGCAGGAACAAAGAGATCAT GTATAAGATCACGACTGAAAAGCCTGAGAGGGCCATTGCAGGGGTTCAGAAAGTGGAAGATGGTACCATAGAGTGGAGCTACCAGTTACCTCACTTTTGCCAGCTTTCAGA GGGGCTGAAGATGCAGCTGGTGCCAGTGCTGGCCAACATCCTAGAGGTCAGCCAGGAGAAGTGCTGGGGCTTTGACCAGTTCTTCGCCGCTACCACGGACATCCTTCACCGCGTCACAATCCACATCTTCTCACTTCAGCAAGCTACGGCCCATAGTATCTACGTCCATTTTTACAACAC GGCTTCAATATTCTTTGAAGAAGTTCAGATCCAGACAGGAATTGAACCAGAGTTCCAGAAGTACTTGTTTCAGGGTCACCCTCTCCCCTTGGAGCCCTGCATGAAAGTGGTCAATCTACCACCCACCACTCCAGACCGACCCATTTTCCTGCTCAGCAGACGACCTGAGAAGATCGCAGCACTGCCAATCAAAGAGC CGGAGACTCGACCTATGCCCACGAGATTTGATGTCATAGCAGACCATTCTTTCTCAAGG AGCATGGTAGGGGTCATCCACCAGTACCTGCGAATGGTGCGTGTCCTCCTCAAACACAGGGATTTGATCCTACAAGGAGTCTACAGCTATAT TGAAAGTGTGCGTATCGAGTGCAATAACACAGCACACAAGATTGCTATGGTGAACATGAAGCTGCTGTCCTGCCTGAGCACAGAAGAGACACTCAAAACACT cAGAGGCCAGTTTCCTTTTGAGTTTCCAGATTCCTCCGACTATAAGCAGAAACTTCGACTG ATCCAGGAGAAATTGCCAGTCTATGGCAGCAACATCAGAGAGTACCAGAGCAAACTTCAACATCTGCATGTGGAGTTGGCCAAACACTCAGAGAGACTGGCCGAGGACAAAAG CATACAGAAGATGGAGGTTCTTTTGAACAAGATTGTGGCGATTCATCAGCAATATCGGAAAGACAGAGTAACTGGCA AGCTCAACTACAACGACGAGCAGATACACAAGTTTGAAAA GCTCAACCTGTCATCTCACATAAAGAAGGTAAAGAAGCTGTTTTGCGATGACTGTCTGCAGAAGCATCAAGAAGTCTGTACTGCAGTGGAGATATGGAACAG TGCACTGTATGATATGCAGTCAAGGTTGGACCAATTCAGCAGTTTCTTCCTGCAGCTAATAGGGGACTTGCAGATCTGTGAGGGTCATCAGACCAAG GTTCTGGAGAGAGTGTTGGTAATAGGTCTTCAGAGACCACCAGGAACAGAGGCCATAGACGGGCTGAAGAATAAAGACCACATGATTCTTCG GATGAAGAGACTGAGAGATGAGATGGAGACACTAGCTCGGGAGCTACAGAATAACAACCATATGATAGAAAG AGCATTTAACTCTTCGCTGGTGGTGGAGCCGAATTTACTACAACCAAAAGGACCATGA
- the ikbke gene encoding inhibitor of nuclear factor kappa-B kinase subunit epsilon isoform X2, protein MTASTAHHLWSLEDTLGQGATASVYKARNKKTGEVVAVKVFNMASYSRPYEVQIREFEILRKLNHVNIVKLFAVEEIHMNPKQKVMVMEFCSGGSLLTVLEDPENAFGLPESEFLIVLRCVVHGMNHLRENGVVHRDIKPGNIMRQVGEDGRSVYKLTDFGAARELEDDETFVSIYGTEEYLHPDMYERAVLRKPQQKAYGVTVDLWSIGVTFYHVATGCLPFIPFGGPRRNKEIMYKITTEKPERAIAGVQKVEDGTIEWSYQLPHFCQLSEGLKMQLVPVLANILEVSQEKCWGFDQFFAATTDILHRVTIHIFSLQQATAHSIYVHFYNTASIFFEEVQIQTGIEPEFQKYLFQGHPLPLEPCMKVVNLPPTTPDRPIFLLSRRPEKIAALPIKEPETRPMPTRFDVIADHSFSRSMVGVIHQYLRMVRVLLKHRDLILQGVYSYIESVRIECNNTAHKIAMVNMKLLSCLSTEETLKTLGQFPFEFPDSSDYKQKLRLIQEKLPVYGSNIREYQSKLQHLHVELAKHSERLAEDKSIQKMEVLLNKIVAIHQQYRKDRVTGKLNYNDEQIHKFEKLNLSSHIKKVKKLFCDDCLQKHQEVCTAVEIWNSALYDMQSRLDQFSSFFLQLIGDLQICEGHQTKVLERVLVIGLQRPPGTEAIDGLKNKDHMILRMKRLRDEMETLARELQNNNHMIERAFNSSLVVEPNLLQPKGP, encoded by the exons ATGACGGCAAGTACTGCACACCATCTTTGGTCCCTTGAAGACACTCTTGGTCAGGGAGCAACAGCAAGTGTCTACAAAGCACGAAATAAA AAAACAGGTGAGGTGGTTGCGGTAAAAGTTTTCAACATGGCCAGCTACAGCAGACCGTATGAAGTCCAGATAAGGGAGTTCGAGATATTGCGGAAGCTGAATCATGTCAATATTGTCAAGCTGTTCGCAGTGGAGGAG ATACACATGAACCCCAAGCAGAAGGTTATGGTGATGGAGTTTTGTTCAGGAGGAAGTTTGCTGACTGTGCTGGAAGATCCAGAAAATGCCTTTGGTCTGCCTGAATCAGAATTCCTTATAGTGCTACGATGTGTAG TTCATGGCATGAATCATTTACGCGAGAATGGGGTGGTCCATCGAGACATCAAGCCAGGCAACATCATGAGACAAGTGGGTGAGGATGGGCGCTCAGTCTACAAACTCACAGACTTCGGCGCTGCTCGTGAACTAGAGGATGACGAAACGTTTGTGTCCATATACGGCACAGAGGAGTACCTG CATCCAGACATGTATGAGCGGGCAGTGCTGAGGAAGCCCCAGCAGAAGGCCTATGGAGTGACAGTGGATCTCTGGAGCATTGGTGTCACCTTTTACCACGTCGCCACTGGATGCCTGCCTTTCATTCCATTCGGCGGTCCTCGCAGGAACAAAGAGATCAT GTATAAGATCACGACTGAAAAGCCTGAGAGGGCCATTGCAGGGGTTCAGAAAGTGGAAGATGGTACCATAGAGTGGAGCTACCAGTTACCTCACTTTTGCCAGCTTTCAGA GGGGCTGAAGATGCAGCTGGTGCCAGTGCTGGCCAACATCCTAGAGGTCAGCCAGGAGAAGTGCTGGGGCTTTGACCAGTTCTTCGCCGCTACCACGGACATCCTTCACCGCGTCACAATCCACATCTTCTCACTTCAGCAAGCTACGGCCCATAGTATCTACGTCCATTTTTACAACAC GGCTTCAATATTCTTTGAAGAAGTTCAGATCCAGACAGGAATTGAACCAGAGTTCCAGAAGTACTTGTTTCAGGGTCACCCTCTCCCCTTGGAGCCCTGCATGAAAGTGGTCAATCTACCACCCACCACTCCAGACCGACCCATTTTCCTGCTCAGCAGACGACCTGAGAAGATCGCAGCACTGCCAATCAAAGAGC CGGAGACTCGACCTATGCCCACGAGATTTGATGTCATAGCAGACCATTCTTTCTCAAGG AGCATGGTAGGGGTCATCCACCAGTACCTGCGAATGGTGCGTGTCCTCCTCAAACACAGGGATTTGATCCTACAAGGAGTCTACAGCTATAT TGAAAGTGTGCGTATCGAGTGCAATAACACAGCACACAAGATTGCTATGGTGAACATGAAGCTGCTGTCCTGCCTGAGCACAGAAGAGACACTCAAAACACT AGGCCAGTTTCCTTTTGAGTTTCCAGATTCCTCCGACTATAAGCAGAAACTTCGACTG ATCCAGGAGAAATTGCCAGTCTATGGCAGCAACATCAGAGAGTACCAGAGCAAACTTCAACATCTGCATGTGGAGTTGGCCAAACACTCAGAGAGACTGGCCGAGGACAAAAG CATACAGAAGATGGAGGTTCTTTTGAACAAGATTGTGGCGATTCATCAGCAATATCGGAAAGACAGAGTAACTGGCA AGCTCAACTACAACGACGAGCAGATACACAAGTTTGAAAA GCTCAACCTGTCATCTCACATAAAGAAGGTAAAGAAGCTGTTTTGCGATGACTGTCTGCAGAAGCATCAAGAAGTCTGTACTGCAGTGGAGATATGGAACAG TGCACTGTATGATATGCAGTCAAGGTTGGACCAATTCAGCAGTTTCTTCCTGCAGCTAATAGGGGACTTGCAGATCTGTGAGGGTCATCAGACCAAG GTTCTGGAGAGAGTGTTGGTAATAGGTCTTCAGAGACCACCAGGAACAGAGGCCATAGACGGGCTGAAGAATAAAGACCACATGATTCTTCG GATGAAGAGACTGAGAGATGAGATGGAGACACTAGCTCGGGAGCTACAGAATAACAACCATATGATAGAAAG AGCATTTAACTCTTCGCTGGTGGTGGAGCCGAATTTACTACAACCAAAAGGACCATGA